The Pedococcus dokdonensis region CACCGGGCCCGTTCCGACCGCGAGTCGGCCCGCCTGGAGTCGGACCGGCTGCGGGCGCAGGCCGAGGCCGTGATGGCCGCCGCGCAGGCCCAGGCCGATCGCACCACCGCGGCCGCGCAGGCCGAGGCCGAACGCGTCCTCTCGACCGCCGCGGAGACCGAGCGGGGCGCCGACGAGCGGGCGGCCCGCCGGCTCGAGGAGGCCGAGAAGGCGGCCCGGCTGGTCCGCGAGCGCACCGCCCAGGAGATCGAGCGGCTCCAGCGCGAGACCCACGAGTCCCACCGCATCGCCCGCGAAGAGCTGGTGAGCACGACGGCCCAGGCCCGGGCCGATGCCGACCGGGTGCGCGAGGAGGCCCGCGCCATGCTCGACCGGGCGCGGTCCGAGGTGGCGGCGCTGGCCTCCCGCCGCCAGGACATCACGACCCAGCTCGGCCACCTCTCCGGGGTGATCGACGCGCTGGCCGTGCCCGACCGCTCCAGGGCCGACCCTGCCGGCCACCCAGACGATGAAGTCCACGCAGACGATGAAGTCCACGCAGACCACCCCGCCCCCTCCCCCCACCAAGAACGGAACGACCATGAGTGACACCACCTCCTTCCGCAGCGTCCTGCGCGGCTACGACCCGGCCCAGGTCGACCAGTGGCGTGCGGAGCACGCGGGTGCCCTCGACCAGGCGCGGCAGGAGGCCGCCGAGCGCACCGTCGAGGTCAGCGAGCTCAGGGCGGCGCTCGCCCGCGCCCAGGAGGAGCAGACCAGCACCGCTCAGGAGCTGGCCGGCCTCCGTGAGGAGCAGAGCAGGGCCGCCGCGCCGACCTACGCCAACCTCGGCGAGCGGATCGGCACCATCCTCGGTCTCGCCGACGAGGAGGCCGACGAGATCCGCGCCAACGCGCGTGCTGACGCCGAGACCCTCAAGGGCACGACCACCCTGGAGTCCGACCGGGTCCGCGCCGAGGCCGACCGCTACGCCGAGGACGTCCGCACCAAGGCCGACGCCCAGGCCACCCAGGTGGTCGAGAAGGCCAAGCAGCAGGCCGACAGCATCCTCGACGACGCCGACCGCGAGGCCTCCGCCCGTCGCGAGGAGGCCGAGGCCTTCTACGAGCACCAGCGGGCCCGAGCCGCCGCAGCGGCGGCCGACTTCGAGGCCACCCTCGGGCAGCGCCGCGACAAGGCCGCCGCCGAGTTCTCCGCCCAGATGGCCGCCTACGAGGACGCCCTGACCCAGGCTCAGGAGCGCGCGACCACCCTGGCGGCCGACAGTGAGCGGGCCCACGCCGACGCCCAGACCGAGAGCCAGCGCGCCCTCGAGTCGGCCCGGGCCGAGGCCGAGCAGCTCGTCGCGTCGGCCCGCGAGCAGGCCGACCGGATCCGCCGCGACTCCGAGCGCGAGCTGTCGGCGGCCACCCAGCGGCGCGACAGCATCACCGCCCAGCTGAGCAACGTCCGCCAGATGCTCGCCACCCTCGGGGGCGCGGCCATGGTCGACTCGCTCGACGAACAGCACGCAGCTCCCGCCGCGCAGCCGGCGACCGAGGCGCCGGTCGCCGCAGCGTCTGACGAGGCACCCGCGGCCGAGGCCGACGACGACGTCGTCGGGCAGGAGGAGGCCGGTGCCGACTCCGTCGAGGAGTCCGCCGACGCGCAGGACGCAGACCTGCTCGACCAGGACGACCAGCTCGACGAGTCCGATGAGTCCGACGAGTCCGACGACGACGACGAGGACGACGACGCTGACGACGACGAGGACGCTGACTCCGAGGTGGACGAGCCGGCCGGCAGCCGCGCCTGACCGAGGGCTACGCCCACAGCACAACTCCTCGACATGCCCCCACGCCCGCTGGTTGCGTGGGGGCATGTCGCTGCTCGTGCTCGGTGGTACCGCGTGGCTCGGACGTGAGATCGCCGACGCGGGGGTGGCGCTGGGGCAGGACGTCACCATCCTGGCCCGCGGACAGTCGGGCGCCGCACCGGCTGACGTGGCGGTGGTGACCGCCGACCGGGGGTCGCCCGACGCCTACGACGCGGTGCGGGTCCGGCACTGGGACGTCGTGGTCGACGTGGCGCGCCAGCCCAGCCAGGTGGCCGGTGCCGTGCGAGCGCTGGCGGACCGGACGTCCTCCTGGGTCTTCGTGTCCTCCGCGTCGGTGTATGCGGGTGAGGACGCCCCGGGTGCCGACGAGACCGCTGCGCTGCTCGAGGCCCACGAGGGCGACGACGAGGGTTGGGAGACCTATGGCGCCCGCAAGGTCGCCTGCGAACGTCTCGTGCTGGATGCACTGCCCGACCGCGCCCTGGTGGCCCGCTCGGGTCTCATTGCCGGACCGGGCGACCACACCGACCGCACCGGTTACTGGCCGCTGCGCTTCGCCCACCCGGCGGGCGCCGACGGCGCCGTGCTCGTGCCGGACAGTCCCCTGCTCACCCAGGTGCTCGACGTCCGCGACCTCGCACACTGGTTGGTCGCGGCCGGGCTGGACGGCGGGTCCGGCGTGGTGAACGCCAGCGGCCCGACCGTCCCGTTGGCGGACCACCTGGCCGCGGCCCGCTCGGTCGCCGGGCACACGGGAGAGGTGGTGGCGGTCGACCAGGACTGGCTGGCCGCCCACCAGGTCGAGCCGTGGTCCGGCGAGCGCAGCCTGCCCCTCTGGCTCCCGCTGCCCGACTACGCGGGCTTCATGGCCCGGAGCACGGTGGCTGCCGAGGCGTTGGGCCTGGTTGCCCGCCCCCTCGACCAGACCCTCGCCGACACGCTGGCGTGGGAGCTCTCCGCCGGTCCCGGCCGGAGGCGCAAGGCGGGGTTGTCCCCCGCCGACGAGGTCGCCCTGCTGGCCGAGGCGCGCGCCTGACGACCGCGCCCCCGGGGCGCACTGGTCTGCTCGCACTGGCTTGCTCGATCCGGTACCAGCATCCGGACGCGGCATCCACGAGGTGAGCAGATAACGGCATGTTTGGGCACGACAAACATCGCGTTACTTCCGAGAGGACCGTCATGGCCACGCTGCGACTGGGCGACGACGCCCCCGACTTCACCGCCCAGACCACCGAGGGCGAGCTCACCTTCTCCGACTGGAAGGGTGACGGCTGGGCCGTGCTGTTCAGCCACCCGGCCGACTTCACCCCCGTCTGCACGACCGAGCTCGGGCGGGTGGCCCAGCTCAAGGACGAGTGGGCCGCGCGCAATACCAAGGTGCTGGCCGTGTCCGTCGACGCCCTCGAGGACCACACCGCGTGGAAGGCCGACATCGAGGAGGTCTCCGGCTCGGCCGTCACCTACCCGATCGTCGCCGACAAGGACCGCGAGGTGGCCGAGCTCTACGACATGATCCACCCCGGCGCCGGGGACACCTCGCCGGTCCGCTCGGTCTTCCTGATCGACCCGGCCGGCAAGGTGCGACTGTCGCTGACCTACCCCAAGAGCGCCGGGCGCAACTTCGACGAGATCCTGCGCGCGCTCGACGCCCTCCAGGTCAACGACGCCGGCCCCTTCTCCACCCCGGCCGACTGGAAGGCCGGCGAGCGGATCATCGTGGCCCCCACGGTCTCCACCGAGGACGCCCGGCAGCGGTTCAAGGACGTCGAGGTGGTCAAGCCCTACCTGCGCTACGCCGAGGCTCCCAGCGCCTGACGGTCACCCACGCAGGAGGTATGCCGTGTCGGCCCCACGCCAGGGCCGACGCGGCATACGTTGGGGGCATGACCACTGCCAGCTCCGCCTCGAGCCACCCTGTCCACGTGCCTGACGGTGAGGTGCCCGCCGACGTCTACCTCCCCGCGTCGGGCACCGGCCCGGGCATCGTCCTCTTCCAGGAGATCTTCGGCGTCACCGACTACATCCGCGGGCGGGCCGGCGACCTCGCGGACCTGGGCTACGTCGTCCTCGTCCCCCACGTGTACTGGCGGGTCGGCGACGAGGTGGTCAGCGAGGCGGCTGACGGGCTGCCGCGCGCCATGGAGCTCCTGGGCAAGGTCGACTGGGAGGCGGCCGTCTCCGACGGGGTGGCCGCCCTGTCCGCGCTGCGCGACCACCCGGCGGTGGACGGCCCGGTGGGCCTGCTCGGGTTCTGCTTCGGCGGTGGCCTGGCCTTCAACGTGGCGGCCGTGGCGGCCACGGCCGGAGCCGGACCGGACGCCCTCGTGAGCTACTACGGCTCGGCGCTGCCCACCCTGCTGGGGCTTGCCCCGCAGGTCGACGCCCCGAGCCTGCACCACTTCGGGCTCGATGACGACTACATCCCGGTCGACACGGTGCGCGAGATCGAGGCCGCGGTCACCGCGACCAACGACGACGTGACCTTCGTGACCCACGAGGGGGCCGGGCACGCCTTCGACAACCCCTCGCCGGTGTTCCACCACGCCGGCGCCTCGCAGGAGGCGTGGGCGGCGACGACGGCCTGGCTCGCCGCCAAGCTACCCGTCTGAGCGCGAGTCCAGGTCCGGACCGGGCTGCTGACCGGGCTGCTGACCGTCGGCGCCGCCAGACGGCTGGTCGGGACCCTGCTCCGGCCGCTGGGTCTGCGGGTTGGTCGCGTCGTCGCGGGGTGAGCCCTCGCCGGTCAGCGTGTCGTGCCGGCCCGGTGTCGGGTCGTCCTCGGACGGCGCGTCGCTGGTCGGGTCGTCGGTGCTCAGCAGCGCGTCGAGCAGGGCTCCGCCGATCCGGCGGAACGTGCGCCGTG contains the following coding sequences:
- a CDS encoding coiled-coil domain-containing protein, with translation MSDTTSFRSVLRGYDPAQVDQWRAEHAGALDQARQEAAERTVEVSELRAALARAQEEQTSTAQELAGLREEQSRAAAPTYANLGERIGTILGLADEEADEIRANARADAETLKGTTTLESDRVRAEADRYAEDVRTKADAQATQVVEKAKQQADSILDDADREASARREEAEAFYEHQRARAAAAAADFEATLGQRRDKAAAEFSAQMAAYEDALTQAQERATTLAADSERAHADAQTESQRALESARAEAEQLVASAREQADRIRRDSERELSAATQRRDSITAQLSNVRQMLATLGGAAMVDSLDEQHAAPAAQPATEAPVAAASDEAPAAEADDDVVGQEEAGADSVEESADAQDADLLDQDDQLDESDESDESDDDDEDDDADDDEDADSEVDEPAGSRA
- a CDS encoding peroxiredoxin encodes the protein MATLRLGDDAPDFTAQTTEGELTFSDWKGDGWAVLFSHPADFTPVCTTELGRVAQLKDEWAARNTKVLAVSVDALEDHTAWKADIEEVSGSAVTYPIVADKDREVAELYDMIHPGAGDTSPVRSVFLIDPAGKVRLSLTYPKSAGRNFDEILRALDALQVNDAGPFSTPADWKAGERIIVAPTVSTEDARQRFKDVEVVKPYLRYAEAPSA
- a CDS encoding NAD-dependent epimerase/dehydratase family protein translates to MSLLVLGGTAWLGREIADAGVALGQDVTILARGQSGAAPADVAVVTADRGSPDAYDAVRVRHWDVVVDVARQPSQVAGAVRALADRTSSWVFVSSASVYAGEDAPGADETAALLEAHEGDDEGWETYGARKVACERLVLDALPDRALVARSGLIAGPGDHTDRTGYWPLRFAHPAGADGAVLVPDSPLLTQVLDVRDLAHWLVAAGLDGGSGVVNASGPTVPLADHLAAARSVAGHTGEVVAVDQDWLAAHQVEPWSGERSLPLWLPLPDYAGFMARSTVAAEALGLVARPLDQTLADTLAWELSAGPGRRRKAGLSPADEVALLAEARA
- a CDS encoding dienelactone hydrolase family protein, with translation MTTASSASSHPVHVPDGEVPADVYLPASGTGPGIVLFQEIFGVTDYIRGRAGDLADLGYVVLVPHVYWRVGDEVVSEAADGLPRAMELLGKVDWEAAVSDGVAALSALRDHPAVDGPVGLLGFCFGGGLAFNVAAVAATAGAGPDALVSYYGSALPTLLGLAPQVDAPSLHHFGLDDDYIPVDTVREIEAAVTATNDDVTFVTHEGAGHAFDNPSPVFHHAGASQEAWAATTAWLAAKLPV